The genomic region AAACGCTAAAACACTCGTGGAATTCCTTGCAGAGAAGGTGGGAGCGGGAGTTAAGGTGGAACAAAAGATAGTAAAGATCCCTGACGCTGATAAAAATGCCATAATAAATGTATTGGTTCAGTCGCTAACAGAAAGTCTAAAGAAGCGTGCGTCAGTGATAGCGGATACCGTGTCTTTCATGTCCTCAGGAATGGATGAGTACAAAAAGATAATAGAGCCCATAGTGACAGAGGCGATTGACGAGGCAACACCCTCCGTCAAGAACGCTATAGTCTCCATGGCCTCCAGCAAGTATACAGGTAACGATCCCTCAGAGAAGGCACTTGTTCTGAATCAGTATTATAGGGAGTTCAATAGCATTCTAATGTCGTTAACCCTGGATACGGTTGTCTCTAGTGTTGTGTCCGAGGTAAAGTCAAAGTCTGTGGATGAGTTCTCGGAGAGAGATCTAGGACTAGTCCTCCTGGAGCTATTGAGGGAGAAAATGGAGAGGATAAGGACAAACGTAGTACAATGAAGATTTTTACCCGTGAACAGTAGGTTATAATTATCTTTAATCCCTTTTCTCAACATGCTTTTCACTGTAAAGCCTAGGCCCAGATATCTAGAAATAGAGGCTCATGGAAGAGAAGGAATTGTAATATTTCCCACGTACCTACCTGGTTCCTACGTAGTCAGGGAGCTAGAAAGAAACATTGTCGAGATCGATGGGGTTAGGATTTCAAAGAATCGTTTTTACGTCAAGGAAAACTTTAGATATCTAGTTTACGCATCCAGTAAGGACCAGAGAGAGGCCATCTCCTCCACCGATTATCTTTTTATAAATCCCCCTGCCGTGTTTCCCTTTCAGGATTGGAACGAGAGGTACTGTGTCAAGTTGGACTTGAGATGGCCCGTTAGCACGACGCTGAGGAGAGAAGGGGAGTATCTATGTGCAGATGACTATGAAACTTTTGTGGACTCGCCAATCCAAGCAAGTCCAAACCTGAAAACCCTTGTTATAGACGACCACCATGAGATAACCACAGTAGATGATCTTGATCTGACGGGAGTAGCCATGGCAATCAAGGAAATAGACAAGGAGATGGGTACACCAGATAGGTACACCTTCTTCTTCAGGAGGTCAGACAGAAACTACGGAGGCATTGAGCACTATAACTCCTCCGCAATCGTGGTAAACTGGGAAAGATCTGACCTAGTCATGCTAATGGCTCACGAGTATTTTCATAGCTGGAACGTGAAAAGGTACAGGCCAAAGGATCTCGAACTAGACTTGGAAAAGGAGACCCACTCGGATCTACTTTGGTTTGCTGAGGGGGTGACGGATTACGTGGCTTGGCTAGCTTCCACGAGAAGCGGTGCAGTGAAGAGTGAGGACACTGGAAAATACATGGCTAACGCTATCTCCAAGTTCACCTTTCCTGGGGCAAAGAGAATGTCGTTGGCTGAGTCCTCTAGAACCACATGGATAAAGTATTACAGGCAAGACGAGAACTTCCTGAATTCCTCAGTTTCCTATTATGACGGAGGACTATTACTGGGGCTGATACTTGACGCGAGGCTTAGGAGAAGCGGTGAGAACATATTTAGCATATT from Metallosphaera sedula DSM 5348 harbors:
- a CDS encoding M61 family metallopeptidase; this encodes MLFTVKPRPRYLEIEAHGREGIVIFPTYLPGSYVVRELERNIVEIDGVRISKNRFYVKENFRYLVYASSKDQREAISSTDYLFINPPAVFPFQDWNERYCVKLDLRWPVSTTLRREGEYLCADDYETFVDSPIQASPNLKTLVIDDHHEITTVDDLDLTGVAMAIKEIDKEMGTPDRYTFFFRRSDRNYGGIEHYNSSAIVVNWERSDLVMLMAHEYFHSWNVKRYRPKDLELDLEKETHSDLLWFAEGVTDYVAWLASTRSGAVKSEDTGKYMANAISKFTFPGAKRMSLAESSRTTWIKYYRQDENFLNSSVSYYDGGLLLGLILDARLRRSGENIFSIFKNIPFRYTFSDIDNYLKSRGIDDLEEMAYSPSSILLEKLKEVAELQFLDGGNPYLGIMMDGNKVTYVEDGSPADMAGLMPQDIILATDNVVRPVEVKAQVELLVNREGRVKRVLVTAGRNPGHRVKFTIKGDIAKQLLGMDSLDGTSSISLI